A genome region from Solirubrobacter pauli includes the following:
- a CDS encoding Dyp-type peroxidase, which yields MTVVRGTSLELGDIQRGVLQSRPSPYAGTYLLLRIRDRDAGRTLIERLLPHVASAAGPAPGDASLSVAFTYAGLRALGVGEDSLASFAPEFREGMAARAAHLGDRGDSAPEHWEAPLGTSAVHVALAVLARDEQHLDELRVRARRAHEQLPGVEVVWRQDCYQLPNERTSFGFKDGIGQPAIEGSGIPSTNPHEPPIKAGEFVLGYPDESGGFAPMPTPELLGRNGTYMVFRKLRTRVAAYRQYLRAKARTREEEAALGAKIVGRWPSGAPLSLAPDRDDPALGQDDARNNAFGYGDDLRGFKCPAGAHARRANPRDALDGEGLVDVRLHRMIRRGTSYGPMLGAGELEDDGIERGIVFVFLGTRIDRQFEFVKTQWLNDGVFIGAPEERDPLTGPNQGWERFTIPHRPIRRRLDALPPFVVTRGGEYCFVPGLRALHWLAEGERA from the coding sequence ATGACCGTCGTGCGCGGCACGAGCCTCGAGCTCGGGGACATCCAGCGCGGCGTGCTGCAGAGCCGTCCATCGCCGTACGCGGGCACCTACCTGCTGCTGCGCATCCGGGACCGCGACGCGGGCCGCACGCTGATCGAGCGACTGCTGCCGCACGTGGCGTCCGCGGCGGGGCCGGCGCCCGGCGACGCCTCGCTCTCGGTCGCGTTCACCTACGCGGGCCTGCGCGCGCTCGGGGTCGGCGAGGACAGCCTGGCGAGCTTCGCCCCGGAGTTCCGCGAAGGCATGGCCGCCCGCGCCGCGCACCTGGGCGACCGGGGAGACAGCGCGCCCGAGCACTGGGAGGCGCCGCTGGGGACGTCCGCCGTGCACGTGGCGCTGGCCGTCCTCGCCCGTGACGAGCAGCACCTGGACGAGCTGCGCGTCCGGGCCCGCCGGGCGCACGAGCAGCTGCCCGGCGTCGAGGTCGTCTGGCGCCAGGACTGCTACCAGCTGCCCAACGAGCGGACGTCGTTCGGCTTCAAGGACGGCATCGGGCAACCGGCGATCGAAGGCAGCGGCATCCCGTCCACCAATCCGCACGAGCCGCCGATCAAGGCGGGTGAGTTCGTGCTCGGCTACCCGGACGAGAGCGGCGGCTTCGCGCCGATGCCGACGCCCGAGCTCCTGGGCCGCAACGGCACCTACATGGTCTTCCGCAAGCTGCGGACGCGCGTCGCGGCCTACCGGCAGTACTTGCGCGCGAAGGCCCGCACGCGCGAGGAAGAGGCGGCGCTGGGCGCGAAGATCGTCGGCCGCTGGCCGAGCGGCGCGCCGCTGAGCCTGGCGCCCGATCGCGACGATCCCGCGCTCGGCCAGGACGACGCCCGCAACAACGCCTTCGGCTACGGCGACGACCTGCGCGGCTTCAAGTGCCCGGCCGGCGCGCACGCCCGCCGCGCGAACCCGCGGGACGCCCTGGACGGCGAAGGGCTCGTCGACGTCCGGCTGCACCGCATGATCCGGCGCGGGACGAGCTACGGCCCGATGCTCGGAGCCGGCGAGCTGGAGGACGACGGCATCGAGCGCGGGATCGTCTTCGTCTTCCTCGGCACCCGCATCGACCGTCAGTTCGAGTTCGTCAAGACGCAGTGGCTCAACGACGGCGTGTTCATCGGCGCGCCGGAGGAGCGCGACCCGCTCACCGGCCCCAACCAGGGCTGGGAGCGCTTCACCATCCCGCACCGCCCGATCCGCCGCCGCCTCGACGCGCTGCCGCCGTTCGTCGTCACGCGCGGCGGCGAGTACTGCTTCGTCCCCGGCCTGCGAGCACTCCACTGGCTCGCGGAAGGAGAACGCGCGTGA
- a CDS encoding sensor histidine kinase codes for MARSAMVVGEVEQRVFRARAGVASRGSSVPLAVSGALLCAAAVAMATASAPGDAAFGRGLLELLIVGVPIAVGLYALRAPINASFGFALLGIGYAWSLTALTESSVSVLFTIGRLSTWLIFPCVVYLLLAFPDGRIAGRFDRALLTFTIVLLVVLFLGTAPLVQAFPAKTLWGTCTAECPENAVFLLDAQPGWLIDVIYVREWLVEALWLGLLWSMFRRWRAASPLQRRAMGPAFVAATLLALSHYAHITARQLGVAADTVIALSSLWTFCIVLVCAGFLGGLIWRRTLLAQALSGLEIALHSSTDRRAVRDATSRAMRDPTAQLLVGETLPPLAPDQATTADSVEGLTLIHDRALLDDRELLDGVLRVLVAALHRERLTSALGAATTELQDSRRRIAEAADLERVRIERDLHDGAQQRLIALRIRLGVAEDLLRTDPAVGVQAIRELGSEAEAALDELRAVAHGVYPSLLTDRGISEALRSLAAHAPVPIHVRAHGVTRHPIEIESAVYFSCVEAMQNALKHAHGATGVWITLTQSRTWLSCEIRDDGAGFTTGEADGRGLRNMRDRIEAIGGSLVIDSEPTHGTRVTCTVPLH; via the coding sequence ATGGCCCGATCAGCGATGGTCGTCGGCGAAGTCGAACAACGCGTGTTCCGAGCTCGCGCCGGCGTGGCCTCGCGGGGCTCGTCCGTGCCGTTGGCGGTGTCCGGCGCGCTGCTGTGCGCAGCGGCGGTGGCCATGGCCACCGCCAGCGCTCCTGGCGATGCCGCCTTCGGGAGAGGCCTGCTCGAGTTGTTGATCGTCGGCGTGCCGATCGCCGTCGGGCTCTACGCGCTGCGAGCACCGATCAACGCCTCCTTCGGGTTCGCCCTGCTCGGCATCGGCTACGCCTGGTCGCTGACCGCCCTGACGGAGTCCTCGGTGAGCGTGCTCTTCACGATCGGGCGGTTGTCGACGTGGCTGATCTTCCCCTGCGTGGTCTATCTGCTGCTGGCGTTCCCGGACGGCCGGATCGCCGGGCGCTTCGACCGCGCCCTGCTCACGTTCACGATCGTGCTGCTCGTGGTGCTGTTCCTGGGCACGGCGCCGCTCGTGCAGGCGTTCCCAGCCAAGACGTTGTGGGGAACGTGCACCGCCGAATGCCCGGAGAACGCGGTGTTCCTCCTCGATGCGCAGCCCGGCTGGCTGATCGACGTCATCTACGTGCGCGAGTGGCTGGTCGAAGCGCTGTGGCTCGGGCTCCTGTGGTCGATGTTCCGCCGTTGGCGTGCCGCATCACCGCTCCAACGGCGCGCCATGGGACCGGCGTTCGTCGCGGCGACGCTGCTCGCCCTGAGCCACTACGCGCACATCACCGCGCGCCAGCTCGGCGTGGCGGCCGACACGGTGATCGCGCTCTCCTCGCTGTGGACGTTCTGCATCGTCCTGGTGTGCGCCGGCTTCTTGGGCGGCCTCATCTGGCGGCGGACGTTGCTCGCACAGGCGCTTTCCGGGCTGGAGATCGCGCTCCACTCCAGCACCGACCGCCGCGCGGTACGCGACGCGACGTCCCGGGCGATGCGCGACCCGACGGCTCAGCTGCTCGTGGGCGAGACGCTGCCGCCGCTCGCACCCGACCAGGCGACGACCGCGGACAGCGTCGAAGGGCTGACGCTGATCCACGATCGAGCGCTGCTCGACGACCGCGAGCTGTTGGACGGCGTGTTGCGCGTGCTGGTCGCCGCGTTGCACCGCGAGCGGCTGACGTCCGCGCTCGGCGCCGCCACGACCGAGCTGCAGGACTCTCGCCGCCGGATCGCCGAAGCCGCCGACCTCGAGCGGGTCCGGATCGAGCGGGACTTGCACGACGGCGCGCAACAGCGGCTGATCGCACTGCGGATCCGGCTCGGCGTGGCCGAGGATCTGCTCCGGACCGACCCGGCTGTGGGCGTGCAAGCGATCCGTGAGCTCGGGAGCGAGGCCGAGGCCGCGCTGGACGAGCTTCGCGCCGTCGCCCACGGCGTCTACCCGTCGCTGCTGACCGACCGAGGCATCAGCGAGGCGCTGCGATCGCTGGCCGCGCACGCTCCCGTGCCGATCCACGTGCGCGCGCACGGCGTCACGCGCCACCCGATCGAGATCGAGAGCGCCGTCTACTTCAGCTGCGTCGAGGCGATGCAGAACGCGCTCAAGCACGCGCACGGGGCCACGGGCGTCTGGATCACGCTCACGCAGTCACGAACGTGGTTGTCCTGCGAGATCCGCGACGACGGAGCCGGATTCACCACCGGCGAGGCCGATGGACGTGGGCTGCGCAACATGCGGGACCGGATCGAGGCGATCGGAGGGTCGCTCGTCATCGACTCCGAGCCCACGCACGGCACCCGGGTCACCTGCACGGTCCCGCTCCACTGA
- a CDS encoding sulfite oxidase: MTASERVRAARGALTMVQAEPFNAEAPPEALTTDITPTELHYVRSNFALPEHDGLLHVGGTVANPLTLTLDDLRALPAVTRAVTLECAGNGRLGQTPLPEGEPWGRYAVSTARWTGARLCEVLDRAGCSADGVDVRFQGADHGPYHQHEDLRFVRSLDLVHAADPSAEILIAYDMNGEPLDADHGAPFRLIVPHWYGVASVKWLERIDVITTDYAGEFQVGHYMYEWPDRPHEPVTAMRVRARITDPAPGAELPAGTCTIRGKAWSGTGPVTKVELSFTGAGDWHPARLDIRQEPYAWQDWSFEWTVSRPGRYSLRARATDAAGNVQSEVPPWNRLGYGNNAVEVQHVDIR, encoded by the coding sequence ATGACCGCGAGCGAGCGTGTCAGGGCGGCCCGCGGCGCCCTGACGATGGTGCAGGCCGAGCCGTTCAACGCCGAGGCACCGCCGGAGGCGTTGACCACCGACATCACCCCTACCGAGCTGCACTACGTGCGCAGCAACTTCGCGCTCCCGGAGCACGACGGGCTGCTGCACGTCGGCGGGACCGTGGCCAACCCGCTGACCCTGACCCTCGACGACCTGCGTGCGCTGCCCGCGGTCACCCGCGCGGTGACGCTCGAGTGCGCCGGCAACGGCCGGTTGGGGCAGACACCGCTGCCCGAGGGCGAGCCATGGGGCCGCTACGCGGTCTCGACCGCCCGCTGGACCGGCGCGCGGCTGTGCGAGGTGCTCGACCGGGCCGGGTGCAGCGCCGACGGCGTGGACGTCCGCTTCCAGGGCGCGGACCATGGTCCCTACCACCAGCACGAGGACCTGCGCTTCGTCCGCTCGTTGGATCTCGTCCACGCCGCCGACCCGTCCGCCGAGATCCTGATCGCCTACGACATGAACGGCGAGCCGCTCGACGCCGACCACGGCGCGCCCTTCCGCCTGATCGTGCCGCACTGGTACGGCGTCGCCTCGGTCAAGTGGCTCGAGCGCATCGACGTCATCACCACCGACTACGCGGGTGAGTTCCAGGTCGGCCACTACATGTACGAATGGCCTGACCGGCCACACGAGCCGGTCACCGCCATGCGCGTGCGCGCCCGCATCACCGACCCCGCCCCCGGCGCCGAGCTGCCCGCGGGCACATGCACGATCCGCGGCAAGGCCTGGTCGGGCACCGGGCCGGTCACCAAGGTGGAGCTGAGCTTCACCGGCGCCGGCGACTGGCACCCGGCACGCCTGGACATCCGCCAAGAGCCGTACGCGTGGCAGGACTGGTCCTTCGAGTGGACCGTCAGCCGGCCGGGCCGGTACAGCCTCCGCGCCCGCGCCACCGATGCGGCGGGCAACGTCCAGTCCGAGGTCCCGCCGTGGAACCGGCTCGGCTACGGCAACAACGCCGTCGAGGTGCAGCACGTCGACATCCGCTGA
- a CDS encoding amphi-Trp domain-containing protein translates to MELLEIERKETLRREEAAKRLHALADALSRHNAVEFERGGTRFTLKVPDQIEVKVELEVEDDETELEIQLSW, encoded by the coding sequence ATGGAACTGCTTGAGATCGAGCGCAAGGAGACGCTCCGGCGCGAGGAGGCGGCGAAGCGGTTGCACGCGTTGGCCGACGCGCTGAGCCGGCACAACGCCGTCGAGTTCGAGCGCGGCGGCACGCGCTTCACGCTGAAGGTGCCCGACCAGATCGAGGTGAAGGTCGAGCTCGAGGTCGAGGACGACGAGACCGAGCTGGAGATCCAGCTGAGCTGGTGA
- a CDS encoding LURP-one-related/scramblase family protein has protein sequence MRRLRDRRGPEGTRYTMREKVFSVGDDFWIETDGGERAFKVDGKALRLRETLVLEGRSGEELLTIQEKKLSVRDRMAIERDGKTVATVKKALIGIRDRYSIEVAGGDDLSAKGNVVDHEYEIERGGDKVAEVSKRWLRVRDTYGIEIAPGQDDALILAITVCIDRMGHD, from the coding sequence ATGCGACGACTGCGTGATCGACGCGGCCCCGAGGGCACGCGCTACACGATGCGTGAGAAGGTGTTCTCGGTCGGTGACGACTTCTGGATCGAGACCGACGGCGGCGAGCGGGCGTTCAAGGTCGACGGCAAGGCGTTGCGCCTGCGCGAGACGCTCGTGCTGGAGGGCCGTTCCGGGGAGGAGCTGCTCACGATCCAGGAGAAGAAGCTCAGCGTCCGTGACCGGATGGCGATCGAGCGCGACGGCAAGACCGTCGCGACCGTCAAGAAGGCGCTGATCGGAATCCGCGACCGCTACTCGATCGAGGTCGCGGGCGGCGACGACCTGTCGGCGAAGGGCAACGTGGTCGACCACGAGTACGAGATCGAACGCGGTGGCGACAAGGTCGCCGAGGTCTCCAAGCGCTGGTTGCGCGTTCGCGACACCTACGGGATCGAGATCGCCCCGGGGCAGGACGACGCGCTGATCCTGGCCATCACCGTGTGCATCGACCGGATGGGACACGACTAA
- a CDS encoding enoyl-CoA hydratase/isomerase family protein has product MSVTDETDRWKVLDFGPPPADFTEPDNPVLLEHRSEGRVAVVTLNAPPDNAITTAMGARLTEVLETIAVTTTVRAVVITGAGERAFSVGSDLRQRKNMTKEDWLRQRQDFDRTLYTLRQLRKPIFAAVNGIAYGGGSEIAQSCDFIVAAEGATFGQPEAMIGLAAGGGSPVFLPRLLPPGRALQMLMTGQPLSAAEAYRLGMVNELHPQGELMTAALRIADQIASNSPTAVQAVKRAVRMGESQPIEQAVAIMMEAHWRSAVHPDRAEGIGAFNDNRDPHFADADY; this is encoded by the coding sequence GTGAGCGTCACCGACGAGACCGATCGCTGGAAGGTGCTCGACTTCGGGCCACCGCCGGCCGACTTCACGGAGCCCGACAACCCGGTGCTGCTCGAGCATCGCTCCGAGGGCCGCGTCGCGGTCGTCACGCTCAACGCGCCCCCGGACAACGCGATCACGACGGCGATGGGCGCCAGGTTGACCGAGGTGCTCGAGACGATCGCCGTCACGACCACGGTGCGCGCCGTGGTGATCACCGGCGCCGGCGAGCGGGCCTTCTCGGTCGGCAGCGACCTGCGCCAGCGCAAGAACATGACGAAGGAGGACTGGCTGCGCCAGCGCCAGGACTTCGACCGCACGCTGTACACGCTGCGCCAGCTGCGCAAGCCGATCTTCGCCGCGGTCAACGGCATCGCGTACGGAGGTGGGTCCGAGATCGCCCAGAGCTGCGACTTCATCGTCGCTGCCGAGGGCGCGACCTTCGGCCAGCCCGAGGCGATGATCGGCCTGGCGGCGGGCGGCGGCTCGCCCGTGTTCCTTCCCCGGCTGCTGCCACCCGGCCGGGCGTTGCAGATGCTCATGACCGGCCAGCCGCTGAGCGCCGCCGAGGCGTATCGGCTCGGCATGGTCAACGAGCTCCATCCGCAGGGCGAGCTGATGACGGCGGCGCTGCGCATCGCCGACCAGATCGCCTCGAACTCCCCAACCGCCGTCCAGGCCGTCAAGCGCGCCGTGCGCATGGGCGAGAGCCAGCCGATCGAGCAGGCCGTGGCGATCATGATGGAGGCCCACTGGCGCTCGGCCGTCCACCCCGACCGCGCCGAGGGCATCGGCGCCTTCAACGACAACCGCGATCCGCACTTCGCGGACGCCGACTACTGA
- a CDS encoding DUF4331 family protein, producing MSHHISGPRAVAEPIADITDVYAFPSPERPGSLVLVLNTLPFAEPTDRFSDALIYRFRLRRLARNGAAVPFSPVDEQDFTIDCVFDGEGDEQVCVCTLPGGETVTVDVNDERGAAGTRVFAGPRWDPFILDAPAMLKTIATGELAFTDPGAIYLDGKNVLGLVIELDASELGDFIGVAAETLTRGKLNVRLESAGRPEVPNMMLGPTQFDQVNRDLEIRDLYNMDDQFHPAHVYEGAYRARLNANLAFWDGLDGKVDWPLDEDGAHPLTELVLADYLVLDLTKPYAANGSYLEPELAALRGEQHRTCGGRAINDDVMDTIFTLLITGGNGPAVRDGVDRSSRPASDRFPYLSAPNPDPPRPPARP from the coding sequence ATGTCGCACCACATCTCCGGCCCGCGGGCGGTCGCCGAGCCCATCGCGGACATCACCGACGTCTACGCGTTCCCGAGTCCGGAACGGCCCGGGTCCCTCGTCCTGGTGCTGAACACCCTGCCGTTCGCCGAGCCGACCGACCGGTTCTCGGACGCGTTGATCTACCGCTTCCGCCTTCGCCGGCTGGCTCGCAACGGCGCCGCGGTGCCGTTCAGCCCCGTCGACGAGCAGGACTTCACGATCGACTGCGTCTTCGACGGCGAGGGCGACGAGCAGGTCTGCGTGTGCACGTTGCCCGGCGGTGAGACGGTCACCGTCGACGTCAACGACGAGCGTGGCGCGGCGGGGACCCGGGTGTTCGCGGGCCCGCGCTGGGACCCGTTCATCCTCGACGCGCCGGCGATGCTCAAGACGATCGCCACGGGCGAGCTCGCGTTCACCGATCCGGGCGCGATCTACCTCGACGGCAAGAACGTGCTCGGCCTGGTCATCGAGCTCGACGCCTCGGAGCTCGGCGACTTCATCGGCGTCGCCGCCGAGACGCTGACCCGCGGCAAGCTCAACGTGCGGCTCGAGAGCGCGGGCCGGCCCGAGGTGCCGAACATGATGCTCGGACCGACGCAGTTCGATCAGGTCAACCGCGATCTGGAGATCCGCGACCTCTACAACATGGACGACCAGTTCCATCCGGCGCACGTCTACGAAGGGGCGTATCGCGCGCGGCTGAACGCGAACCTCGCGTTCTGGGACGGGCTCGACGGCAAGGTCGACTGGCCGCTGGACGAGGACGGCGCGCACCCGTTGACCGAGCTGGTGCTGGCCGACTACCTCGTGCTCGACCTCACGAAGCCGTACGCGGCGAACGGCTCCTACCTCGAGCCCGAGCTCGCCGCGTTGCGCGGCGAGCAGCACCGGACGTGCGGCGGCCGCGCGATCAACGACGACGTGATGGACACGATCTTCACGTTGCTCATCACGGGTGGCAACGGCCCCGCGGTGCGTGACGGGGTGGACCGCTCGAGCCGGCCCGCGAGCGACCGGTTCCCGTACCTCTCGGCGCCCAACCCGGATCCCCCGCGGCCACCCGCACGGCCATGA
- a CDS encoding dihydrolipoyl dehydrogenase family protein yields the protein MVTGTRDTLDVVVLGAGPAGVIAALRAARLGANTALLSDGAFGGMAANDGPVPVRTLAHAARLMREAQQMPDYGVPTAGGGVDYLKLLARVQDVTAAVRRGSLLRTELEAAGVSVREHSGAARFVDGGTIEHDGGRLRAGKVIVCTGGAPRRPSIPGIELTATHSDAWALREVPESMVVLGTGATGVQVASIFNALGCRVTLVDAGPRILKGEDVAVSHGVRAGFEASGVQVAVDAGRVERFEACPAGVRMVHAGNAFAAAVIVVAAGWVANTRGTALEHAGVALDERGFIRVDAHLRTTAPGVWAAGDVTGRGMVVHEAVRQGVLAATNAVLDADAVLPEQVSPTGSFTDPEYASVGLTEERARRAHDVLVATVPFDSVPRPIIDGRPAGFCKLIVDRVHRRILGCHIVGERAVELAQVAATAIAGELTVEQLARVPFSFPTYANALGRAAITAAAELDGSHMWAVDLLHPEIA from the coding sequence ATGGTCACGGGCACTCGGGACACCTTGGACGTCGTCGTGCTGGGCGCTGGGCCCGCGGGCGTCATCGCGGCGCTGCGCGCCGCTCGCCTGGGTGCGAACACCGCGCTGCTCTCCGACGGCGCGTTCGGCGGCATGGCGGCCAACGATGGCCCAGTGCCGGTGCGGACGCTCGCGCACGCGGCGCGGCTGATGCGTGAGGCGCAGCAGATGCCGGACTACGGCGTCCCCACCGCCGGCGGTGGGGTGGACTACCTGAAGCTGCTGGCGCGGGTCCAGGACGTCACCGCGGCGGTGCGCCGCGGGTCGCTGCTGCGCACCGAGCTCGAGGCGGCCGGGGTCAGCGTGCGCGAGCACAGCGGCGCCGCGCGCTTCGTCGACGGCGGTACGATCGAGCACGACGGCGGACGCCTGCGGGCCGGCAAGGTGATCGTGTGCACCGGCGGTGCACCGCGCCGGCCGTCGATCCCGGGCATCGAGCTGACCGCCACCCACAGCGACGCGTGGGCGTTGCGGGAGGTGCCGGAGTCGATGGTGGTACTCGGCACGGGGGCGACCGGCGTCCAGGTCGCGTCCATCTTCAACGCGCTCGGGTGCCGGGTCACGCTGGTCGATGCGGGCCCGCGCATCCTCAAGGGCGAGGATGTCGCGGTCTCGCACGGTGTGCGCGCGGGCTTCGAGGCGTCCGGGGTGCAGGTGGCGGTCGACGCCGGTCGGGTCGAGCGTTTCGAGGCCTGTCCGGCTGGGGTGCGCATGGTGCATGCCGGGAACGCGTTCGCAGCGGCGGTGATCGTCGTGGCTGCCGGGTGGGTCGCGAACACCCGCGGAACAGCGCTCGAGCATGCCGGCGTCGCACTCGACGAGCGCGGGTTCATCAGAGTCGACGCGCACCTGCGGACCACGGCGCCCGGCGTCTGGGCGGCCGGCGACGTGACCGGGCGCGGCATGGTCGTGCACGAGGCGGTACGGCAGGGCGTCCTGGCCGCGACCAACGCGGTGCTCGACGCTGACGCCGTCCTGCCCGAGCAGGTCAGCCCGACGGGAAGCTTCACCGATCCGGAGTACGCGTCGGTCGGCCTGACCGAAGAGCGCGCACGGCGCGCACACGACGTGCTGGTCGCGACGGTGCCGTTCGACAGCGTTCCCCGCCCGATCATCGACGGCCGGCCCGCGGGCTTCTGCAAGCTGATCGTGGACCGCGTGCACCGCCGCATCCTCGGCTGCCACATCGTCGGCGAGCGGGCGGTCGAGCTGGCGCAGGTCGCCGCCACGGCGATCGCCGGAGAGCTCACCGTCGAGCAACTCGCGCGGGTCCCGTTCTCGTTCCCCACGTACGCCAACGCCCTCGGCAGGGCCGCGATCACGGCGGCCGCCGAACTCGACGGCTCACACATGTGGGCCGTCGACCTCCTACACCCCGAGATCGCCTGA